Part of the Woronichinia naegeliana WA131 genome, TCCTCTCTCGCTCAAGCGTTAGATTGATAATTTGCTGACAATTATCCAGTACAACCCAATGAACTCCTTTCAACATCTGAAAAATCCAACGCAGTGTCGGACGCTGAGTCGGCTTTCCCAACTGATTAGGCACAGTCTCCTCCTGCTCTGCCAGAGCCAGTCTCAGTTGACGTTGTCCCAAGCTGTACACCAGTAAACACAACACCATGATGAAACTCAATGCCATAATCCGCTCAGGGGTTTTGAGAAACACACTGGACGCAAAAAATAGCGGGTCTTTAAGGAAGCGAAAACCTCGCTCTACTCCTTGCTGTTGCTTGTATTGGACAAGCAGTTGCTCATCACTCCATAAGTCTGTGTCTAACTGATTCGTCGCCAAGACAAAACGTCCTGCTGCCCGCTCCGCAAGTTCAACTTTTGCCATATTGAGACTTAAAGTGGCTTGAGCATGGTAGCTACGACGAATCGGCTGTTCATGGAGTCGGGGCTTACCTCGATGACCGTAATGACATTTTTCCACTACGCTTAGGTCTTCAAGATGATGTAATTCTAAACTCTTCTCCCATCGGCTCAGGGCGGTTAAAGCATCCTCGCGACAAGCAAATTCCTGACGCTGTAATTGTTCTAATTGTCTTTGAGCTTGAGCGGTTGCTTTCTCTGTCTTCTTCGTCAGTTGTTTGAGGTCTAAAGCTTTTTTTTGCTCGCTATCTACCACTATCCAACGTTGTTTGACTCCCCCATATTCACTTTCTAAGGAGGTAAGACGATAGCCCTCTAAATCCGTTGTGATGAATTGCTCCGAGGCTAATTGACTGACCGCATCTTGCACTTCTCTAATCGTTTTCGGCACAGAACATAACCAGTATATGCCGGTTAACTTTTGCAAGTTATCGGCACTGTATAAGGCTGAATCTGCTATATACAAACCCTCAAATTGCCACTGCTCATTGAACTTTTTCAAGAGTTTAGCAAACTCTTTTTTATCACTTTGATTGCCATCTCCTAATTCGAGAAAAGCGGGAATGTCGCCATCCCCCCAACAGACTAGATTCAATACAAATTGTTTCAAGTCTGGTCGCTTATCCTTTGAATAGCCATGAGTGATATGGATTATTTGGCTTTCTTTATCTTCTCTCTCCACCGATAATTTATATTCCCCTTGTACCGATAATGAACTGGAGTCTAAATGGGAACTTTTCATCACTATTTTGAAGATTTCTACGGCTTTTAGACAAATTCCGAGAAACAAACGGCTGATGCCGGCCATAAAGATTAAATCTAAGACTCTCCCTAAACGGTCATCATTCAGGTCGCTGGCTTTTATTCCTTTTCCTAAAAGATGTTCTACTGGTTTATCTTCAAAAAAACGACTGAACAAATATAAAGGAGAGTTGATAAAGCCTAAGCCATTGAGAATCATCGCTTTCACTACCAGACCCGCACTGATTTTAGCACGGTCATTTTCTCCTAGTTGTTCATTGATATAATCCACTAGACCTAGTTCATCAACTATCGCCGCGATTATTCCTAAATGGTCGAGATTTTTAACGTTTAATTGGGTCATTTTCTCTTGGGTTTATTAGCTTTTTTATTTTAACTATTCTGTAGCCATTTTTGAATCTATTTTTATTTTTTCAAGACTAGTACGGAATACGGGTTTTAAATGTTCTTTAAATCCCTAAAAGGCTTGCTGTGTCTAAAACTGAGAATTGCTGATGGGATTTCGACCTTAAGTGGTAGTGGACGCATTTATGTACGGACTAAACCTACTATTAAATCGACGGCTCCCCAATACGGACTAGCGGGTGACAAGGTTAAAGTGATGAACTGCGTCCCCGACAAAGATCAATCTGGCAGCGATCTTAATTGGTGTAAAGTCCAGTTTACCAAGTCCAAAGCAGTGGGATGGGTTCGTAGTGATCACATTATTTTTGCCGATGGTGGGGAATAAAACAGCAACGATTTTTTCATAAGGGGGATTAGTTCTACTTAAAAAACTTTTTAAGTTATTTTCTGTTAGCAAAAACTTGTTCCCTTCTTTAACTGGACAGTGCGAAGTTCTAGGAAAATCAACGAGTTTACTAGGGTTTCAGCCCCCAACGTCCTTCACCCCTCTTCCAGACTCACAATCGCTGAAAGGCTTTCAATGCAACCCACATTCCGCAGGTAAGTCAAGAGACAAAGTAGTACTTTTGACATGAAGAGCCAAGAAAGGAAAGAATATGTTTGTGTTTGGAGGTCAAATTAACGATAGTTTGAATGCCGTCAATCTCTAACCAACGGATAAACAGAAAAGACTGAAAGACCCAAAGCAGAGTGGGAATGGCGGTCGGTTTACCCTTTTGATTAGGAATAGTCTGATGGGCAAGAGCCAAAGCCTGTCGTAGGCGACGTTGTGCCAAAGTATAAACCAATAAAGAGACAACCATAATCATCATCAAAGCCATAATGCGTTGAGGATTCTTGAGAAAAAGAGCAGAGGCAAAAAAGAAAGGGTCTTTGAGAAAGCGAAAGCCGCGCTCGGTGTTTTGTTGAGCCTTATATTCAGCCAACATCTGGTCGGGACTCAAAACCTGAGAATCAAGAACATTAGTAGCTAAAATAAAACGTCCAGCCCGTTTAGATGCGGCTTCCAAGCAAGAGGAATCAAGGCTTAATTGCCCAGTTAAGCGGTAATGAAAACCGAGAGGGGTAGCCCCTTGTTTCGGTCTTCCTCCCTTGGCATAGTAAGGAATAGTCTGAACCTC contains:
- a CDS encoding IS1634 family transposase, whose protein sequence is MTQLNVKNLDHLGIIAAIVDELGLVDYINEQLGENDRAKISAGLVVKAMILNGLGFINSPLYLFSRFFEDKPVEHLLGKGIKASDLNDDRLGRVLDLIFMAGISRLFLGICLKAVEIFKIVMKSSHLDSSSLSVQGEYKLSVEREDKESQIIHITHGYSKDKRPDLKQFVLNLVCWGDGDIPAFLELGDGNQSDKKEFAKLLKKFNEQWQFEGLYIADSALYSADNLQKLTGIYWLCSVPKTIREVQDAVSQLASEQFITTDLEGYRLTSLESEYGGVKQRWIVVDSEQKKALDLKQLTKKTEKATAQAQRQLEQLQRQEFACREDALTALSRWEKSLELHHLEDLSVVEKCHYGHRGKPRLHEQPIRRSYHAQATLSLNMAKVELAERAAGRFVLATNQLDTDLWSDEQLLVQYKQQQGVERGFRFLKDPLFFASSVFLKTPERIMALSFIMVLCLLVYSLGQRQLRLALAEQEETVPNQLGKPTQRPTLRWIFQMLKGVHWVVLDNCQQIINLTLERERILRFFGATTCQYYLLS
- a CDS encoding SH3 domain-containing protein, which encodes MFFKSLKGLLCLKLRIADGISTLSGSGRIYVRTKPTIKSTAPQYGLAGDKVKVMNCVPDKDQSGSDLNWCKVQFTKSKAVGWVRSDHIIFADGGE